In Canis lupus baileyi chromosome X, mCanLup2.hap1, whole genome shotgun sequence, one DNA window encodes the following:
- the VEGFD gene encoding vascular endothelial growth factor D isoform X1: MYRQWAVVNVFMMSYLQLVHSSSYEHGPVKRASRSTLERSEQQIRAASGLEELLRITHFEDWKLWRCRLKLKSLTSTDSRSASHRATRFAATFYDIETLKVIDEEWQRTQCSPRETCVEVASELGRSTDTFFKPPCVNVFRCGGCCNEESLVCMNTSTSYVSKQLFEISVPLTSVPELVPVKVANHTGCKCLPTAPRHPYSIIRRSIQIPEEDHCSHSKQLCPVDMLWDSDKCKCVLQEENPLVGMEDHSHLQELALCGPHMKFDDDRCECVCKTPCPRDLIQHPENCSCMECRESLESCCQKHKIFHADTCSCEDRCPFHTRTCAHGRPACAKHCRFPKEKRAAYGFHGQENP, encoded by the exons cgggCATCTCGGTCAACGTTAGAGCGGTCTGAACAGCAGATTAGGGCAGCTTCTGGTTTGGAAGAACTGCTGCGGATCACACACTTCGAGGACTGGAAGCTCTGGAGATGCCGACTGAAGCTCAAAAGTTTGACCAGCACAGACTCTCGCTCAGCATCCCATCGGGCCACCAGGTTTGCGGCAACTTTCTATGACATTGAAACCCTAAAAG TCATAGACGAGGAGTGGCAGCGGACGCAGTGCAGCCCCCGGGAGACGTGCGTGGAGGTGGCCAGCGAGCTGGGGAGGAGCACCGACACGTTCTTCAAGCCGCCCTGCGTGAACGTGTTCCGCTGTGGCGGCTGCTGCAACGAGGAGAGCCTCGTCTGTATGAACACGAGCACCTCCTACGTCTCCAAACAG CTCTTTGAGATATCAGTGCCTTTGACTTCAGTACCTGAATTAGTGCCTGTTAAGGTGGCCAACCATACAGGTTGTAAGTGCCTGCCAACGGCTCCCCGCCATCCATACTCCATTATCAGAAGATCCATCCAGATCCCAGAAGAAGATCA ctGTTCCCATTCCAAGCAACTCTGTCCTGTTGACATGCTATGGGATAGCGACAAATGTAAATGTGTTTTACAGGAGGAGAATCCACTCGTTGGAATGGAAG aCCACTCTCACCTCCAGGAACTGGCTCTCTGCGGGCCGCACATGAAGTTTGACGACGATCGTTGCGAGTGTGTCTGTAAAACACCGTGTCCCAGAGATCTCATCCAGCACCCAGAAAACTGCAGTTGCATGGAGTGCAGAGAGAGCCTGGAGAGCTGCTGCCAGAAGCACAAGATATTTCACGCAGACACCTGCAG CTGTGAGGACAGATGTCCCTTTCACACCAGAACATGTGCGCATGGAAGACCAGCATGTGCAAAGCACTGCCGCTTTCCGAAGGAGAAAAGGGCTGCCTATGGGTTCCATGGTCAAGAAAATCCTTGA
- the VEGFD gene encoding vascular endothelial growth factor D isoform X2, with protein sequence MRWRASRSTLERSEQQIRAASGLEELLRITHFEDWKLWRCRLKLKSLTSTDSRSASHRATRFAATFYDIETLKVIDEEWQRTQCSPRETCVEVASELGRSTDTFFKPPCVNVFRCGGCCNEESLVCMNTSTSYVSKQLFEISVPLTSVPELVPVKVANHTGCKCLPTAPRHPYSIIRRSIQIPEEDHCSHSKQLCPVDMLWDSDKCKCVLQEENPLVGMEDHSHLQELALCGPHMKFDDDRCECVCKTPCPRDLIQHPENCSCMECRESLESCCQKHKIFHADTCSCEDRCPFHTRTCAHGRPACAKHCRFPKEKRAAYGFHGQENP encoded by the exons cgggCATCTCGGTCAACGTTAGAGCGGTCTGAACAGCAGATTAGGGCAGCTTCTGGTTTGGAAGAACTGCTGCGGATCACACACTTCGAGGACTGGAAGCTCTGGAGATGCCGACTGAAGCTCAAAAGTTTGACCAGCACAGACTCTCGCTCAGCATCCCATCGGGCCACCAGGTTTGCGGCAACTTTCTATGACATTGAAACCCTAAAAG TCATAGACGAGGAGTGGCAGCGGACGCAGTGCAGCCCCCGGGAGACGTGCGTGGAGGTGGCCAGCGAGCTGGGGAGGAGCACCGACACGTTCTTCAAGCCGCCCTGCGTGAACGTGTTCCGCTGTGGCGGCTGCTGCAACGAGGAGAGCCTCGTCTGTATGAACACGAGCACCTCCTACGTCTCCAAACAG CTCTTTGAGATATCAGTGCCTTTGACTTCAGTACCTGAATTAGTGCCTGTTAAGGTGGCCAACCATACAGGTTGTAAGTGCCTGCCAACGGCTCCCCGCCATCCATACTCCATTATCAGAAGATCCATCCAGATCCCAGAAGAAGATCA ctGTTCCCATTCCAAGCAACTCTGTCCTGTTGACATGCTATGGGATAGCGACAAATGTAAATGTGTTTTACAGGAGGAGAATCCACTCGTTGGAATGGAAG aCCACTCTCACCTCCAGGAACTGGCTCTCTGCGGGCCGCACATGAAGTTTGACGACGATCGTTGCGAGTGTGTCTGTAAAACACCGTGTCCCAGAGATCTCATCCAGCACCCAGAAAACTGCAGTTGCATGGAGTGCAGAGAGAGCCTGGAGAGCTGCTGCCAGAAGCACAAGATATTTCACGCAGACACCTGCAG CTGTGAGGACAGATGTCCCTTTCACACCAGAACATGTGCGCATGGAAGACCAGCATGTGCAAAGCACTGCCGCTTTCCGAAGGAGAAAAGGGCTGCCTATGGGTTCCATGGTCAAGAAAATCCTTGA